From the genome of Uranotaenia lowii strain MFRU-FL chromosome 1, ASM2978415v1, whole genome shotgun sequence, one region includes:
- the LOC129738736 gene encoding V-type proton ATPase subunit B, whose translation MSMPRLSAHQAAKEHVLAVSRDFISQPRLTYKTVSGVNGPLVILDEVKFPKFAEIVQLRLSDGTIRSGQVLEVSGSKAVVQVFEGTSGIDAKNTVCEFTGDILRTPVSEDMLGRVFNGSGKPIDKGPPILAEDFLDIMGQPINPWSRIYPEEMIQTGISAIDVMNSIARGQKIPIFSAAGLPHNEIAAQICRQAGLVKHTGKSVLDEHEENFAIVFAAMGVNMETARFFKQDFEENGSMENVCLFLNLANDPTIERIITPRLALTAAEFLAYQCEKHVLVILTDMSSYAEALREVSAAREEVPGRRGFPGYMYTDLATIYERAGRVEGRNGSITQIPILTMPNDDITHPIPDLTGYITEGQIYVDRQLHNRQIYPPVNVLPSLSRLMKSAIGEGMTRKDHSDVSNQLYACYAIGKDVQAMKAVVGEEALTPDDLLYLEFLSKFEKNFISQGNYENRTVFESLDIGWQLLRIFPKEMLKRIPASILAEFYPRDSRH comes from the exons ATGTCCATGCCCCGTCTATCGGCCCACCAGGCCGCGAAGGAACACGTCCTAGCCGTGTCACGGGATTTCATCTCCCAGCCGCGCCTGA CCTACAAAACCGTATCCGGTGTAAACGGTCCGCTGGTTATCTTGGACGAGGTGAAGTTCCCCAAGTTCGCTGAGATCGTGCAGCTGCGCTTGAGCGATGGTACCATCCGTTCCGGGCAGGTGCTGGAAGTGAGCGGTTCCAAGGCCGTCGTTCAGGTGTTCGAGGGCACCTCCGGCATCGATGCCAAGAACACGGTGTGCGAGTTCACCGGGGACATTCTGCGTACTCCCGTCTCCGAAGACATGTTGGGCCGTGTGTTCAACGGTTCCGGCAAGCCCATCGACAAGGGTCCCCCAATTTTGGCTGAAGATTTCTTGGATATTATG GGTCAACCCATCAACCCGTGGTCTCGTATCTATCCGGAGGAAATGATCCAGACCGGTATTTCGGCTATCGATGTGATGAACTCGATTGCCCGTGGTCAGAAGATTCCGATTTTCTCTGCTGCCGGTTTGCCGCACAATGAAATCGCTGCCCAGATTTGTCGACAGGCCGGTTTGGTCAAGCACACGGGTAAGTCTGTTCTGGATGAGCACGAGGAGAACTTTGCCATTGTGTTTGCCGCTATGGGTGTCAACATGGAAACGGCCCGTTTCTTCAAGCAGGATTTCGAGGAGAACGGTTCCATGGAGAATGTGTGTTTGTTCTTGAACTTGGCCAACGATCCGACCATCGAACGTATCATTACTCCGCGTTTGGCCTTGACTGCTGCCGAATTCTTGGCCTACCAGTGCGAGAAACACGTGTTGGTTATCCTGACCGATATGTCCTCATATGCTGAAGCTTTGCGAGAAGTGTCGGCCGCCCGTGAAGAAGTACCCGGTCGTCGTGGTTTCCCAGGTTATATGTACACCGATTTGGCCACCATTTATGAACGTGCTGGACGAGTTGAAGGCCGTAACGGATCCATCACTCAGATTCCAATTTTGACTATGCCTAACGACGATATTACCCATCCCATTCCCGATTTGACCGGTTATATTACTGAAGGTCAGATCTACGTCGATCGTCAGCTGCACAACAGACAGATCTATCCACCGGTCAACGTGTTGCCATCGCTGTCTCGTCTGATGAAGTCTGCTATCGGCGAGGGTATGACCCGCAAGGATCACTCCGATGTGTCCAATCAGCTGTACGCTTGTTACGCCATCGGTAAGGACGTACAGGCCATGAAGGCTGTCGTCGGTGAGGAAGCTCTGACGCCCGATGATCTGCTGTATCTGGAGTTCTTGTCCAAGTTCGAGAAGAACTTCATCTCACAGGGTAACTACGAAAACCGTACTGTTTTCGAATCGCTGGACATTGGTTGGCAGCTGCTGCGTATTTTCCCTAAGGAAATGCTTAAGCGTATCCCGGCTTCGATCTTGGCCGAATTCTACCCCCGAGACTCTCGTCATTAA